A single Ktedonobacteraceae bacterium DNA region contains:
- a CDS encoding transposase, with translation MGKVQKTYSVEFKRKAVRLAQTSGKPIAHVARELGISDTSIHQWRKELGAHGEQAFPGSGHQTAQEEEVRRLKRELEVVKQERDILKKALGIFSRGPQ, from the coding sequence ATGGGAAAAGTTCAGAAGACGTATTCGGTTGAGTTTAAGCGCAAAGCGGTGCGATTGGCGCAGACGAGCGGCAAGCCAATCGCGCACGTGGCCCGCGAGTTGGGCATCTCGGATACTTCGATCCATCAATGGCGCAAGGAACTGGGGGCACATGGCGAGCAAGCCTTCCCAGGCAGCGGACATCAAACCGCCCAGGAAGAAGAAGTCCGTCGTCTCAAGCGCGAACTGGAAGTCGTCAAGCAGGAGCGCGATATCCTAAAAAAAGCGCTGGGCATCTTCTCGCGCGGCCCGCAATGA
- the gpmI gene encoding 2,3-bisphosphoglycerate-independent phosphoglycerate mutase, translated as MSTTPAGRPRPFVLIVMDGWGINPRKEGNAIALASTPHIDELARKWPHTSIKTSGAAVGLPEGQMGNSEVGHQNIGAGRRVLQDFTRVSESIQDGTFFQNPALLKAIEHVKKNSSRLHICGLLGNGGVHAHESHLEALLQLAHMHDIEHVYIHSFTDGRDTSPTGGVEFMRQLEARAREIGGAHPAKVATVSGRYYAMDRDNRWDRTAMTYFAMTRGEGEHAVSAVAAIQQSYEKGVTDEFIVPTVVMEDNHPVAVVRDGDALIHYNFRPDRARQLTKAFVLKELPPQAEGKFDRGPRLKDLEYVMMTEYEEGLDADVAYRADNVEMPLARVISEHGLRQFHTAETEKYAHVTYFINGRRETPFPGEDRVLVPSPKVPTYDLQPEMSAAGVTDTAVEAIRSGLYDLVIMNYANADMVGHTGVLEAAIKAVEAVDKGVGRVVEATLDVGGGLLITADHGNAEQLIEYDTGKPFTAHTTYPVPLYLVVPQLAQAHLRDDGILADVAPTILQVMHIPQPKDMTGRSLILP; from the coding sequence ATGAGTACGACACCTGCGGGGCGGCCGCGCCCCTTTGTCTTGATTGTTATGGACGGTTGGGGGATCAATCCCCGTAAGGAGGGCAATGCCATCGCCCTTGCCTCTACCCCTCATATTGATGAGCTGGCCCGCAAATGGCCGCATACGTCTATAAAAACTTCTGGCGCGGCGGTCGGACTGCCGGAGGGGCAGATGGGCAATTCCGAGGTCGGCCACCAGAATATCGGAGCGGGCAGACGCGTTTTACAGGACTTCACACGCGTGAGCGAGTCGATTCAGGATGGCACGTTTTTTCAGAATCCGGCCCTGCTGAAGGCCATTGAGCATGTCAAGAAGAACTCCTCGCGCCTGCATATTTGCGGATTGCTTGGCAATGGCGGGGTGCATGCGCACGAAAGCCATTTAGAGGCTCTGCTGCAACTGGCGCACATGCACGATATAGAGCATGTGTACATTCACTCATTTACGGATGGGCGCGATACTTCGCCGACGGGCGGCGTTGAGTTTATGCGGCAGTTGGAGGCGCGGGCCAGGGAGATTGGCGGCGCGCACCCGGCGAAGGTGGCGACGGTCAGCGGGCGTTACTACGCGATGGACCGCGATAATCGCTGGGATCGCACTGCCATGACGTATTTTGCCATGACACGCGGCGAGGGCGAGCATGCGGTTTCCGCGGTTGCCGCCATCCAGCAATCCTATGAGAAAGGCGTCACCGACGAGTTCATTGTTCCCACGGTTGTAATGGAGGACAACCACCCTGTAGCCGTCGTGCGGGATGGCGATGCGCTCATTCACTACAATTTCCGTCCTGATCGCGCTCGCCAGCTGACCAAAGCGTTCGTGCTGAAGGAATTGCCACCACAGGCCGAGGGGAAATTTGATCGCGGGCCGCGCCTGAAGGACCTGGAATACGTGATGATGACGGAATACGAAGAGGGGCTTGACGCCGATGTCGCGTATCGCGCCGACAACGTGGAAATGCCCCTGGCGCGCGTGATCTCTGAGCATGGACTGCGCCAGTTCCACACGGCTGAAACGGAAAAGTACGCGCACGTTACCTACTTCATTAATGGGCGGCGCGAGACGCCATTTCCTGGCGAGGATCGCGTGCTGGTGCCGTCGCCCAAGGTTCCGACGTATGATTTGCAGCCGGAGATGAGCGCGGCGGGCGTGACGGATACGGCGGTTGAAGCCATCCGCAGCGGCCTGTATGACCTGGTGATTATGAATTATGCCAATGCCGATATGGTTGGGCATACGGGTGTACTTGAAGCGGCGATCAAGGCGGTTGAGGCGGTTGATAAGGGAGTTGGACGCGTGGTGGAGGCGACGCTGGATGTGGGTGGAGGCCTGCTGATCACGGCTGACCATGGCAATGCCGAGCAATTGATCGAATACGATACGGGCAAGCCGTTTACTGCCCATACGACCTATCCGGTGCCGCTCTACCTGGTTGTGCCGCAGTTAGCGCAGGCGCACCTGCGCGACGACGGAATCCTGGCCGATGTCGCGCCGACCATCCTTCAGGTGATGCATATTCCCCAACCCAAAGATATGACGGGACGGTCGTTAATTTTGCCCTGA
- a CDS encoding DUF92 domain-containing protein yields MPGIVRRTSSRTIPAQVAEVHSSIHLCSHMIPPRGSQRSTSRKGRRLLLGLVFSSTIALLARRRRSLSRSGVAGTVAVGTTIFAMGGWSWGLSLIYFFVSSTLFSHYREREKASAAADKFSKGSERDIGQVAANGGLATLLSLAYGLSGSSTRAKLLRAGFTGALATATADTWATELGVLSRQDPRLITSGKRVSPGTSGGITPLGTAASALGAFSLGIVFWGLQRFPRSLASLPFVALLSGLAGSFFDSLLGATAQAMYYCPACGKETERRIHSCGARTTPLRGVPWIDNDVVNFVATLFGALAAIFVSRLR; encoded by the coding sequence ATGCCCGGAATAGTTCGTAGAACGTCATCGCGTACCATACCTGCGCAAGTTGCTGAAGTACATTCGTCCATTCACCTTTGCTCGCATATGATTCCGCCTCGTGGTTCTCAACGCAGCACATCTAGGAAAGGACGGAGACTCCTGCTGGGCCTGGTTTTCAGCAGTACCATTGCTCTGCTGGCACGCCGCCGTCGTTCGCTTTCGCGTAGCGGCGTCGCCGGGACGGTTGCGGTCGGCACAACGATTTTCGCTATGGGAGGCTGGTCATGGGGTCTCTCGCTCATTTATTTTTTCGTCTCTTCGACGCTGTTCTCTCATTATCGCGAGCGCGAGAAAGCCAGTGCCGCCGCGGACAAGTTCAGCAAAGGCTCGGAGCGCGATATCGGGCAGGTGGCGGCAAATGGTGGTCTCGCGACTCTGCTGTCGCTCGCCTATGGCCTGTCCGGCTCATCAACACGCGCAAAGTTATTGCGGGCCGGTTTTACGGGGGCGCTGGCCACTGCTACTGCCGATACCTGGGCGACGGAGCTGGGCGTACTCAGCAGGCAAGACCCGCGTTTGATCACCTCGGGGAAGCGCGTTTCACCTGGAACGTCAGGTGGTATTACACCCCTGGGGACGGCGGCCTCGGCGCTGGGGGCTTTTTCGCTGGGCATCGTTTTCTGGGGTTTGCAGCGATTTCCCCGCTCGCTCGCATCACTGCCATTTGTTGCGCTGCTGAGCGGGCTGGCGGGAAGTTTTTTCGACAGCCTGCTGGGGGCAACCGCGCAGGCCATGTACTATTGCCCGGCATGCGGCAAAGAGACTGAACGGCGCATCCATAGCTGTGGGGCGAGGACTACACCATTACGCGGCGTGCCATGGATAGATAATGATGTGGTGAATTTTGTGGCGACGCTCTTTGGCGCGCTCGCCGCCATTTTTGTATCTCGTCTGCGGTGA
- a CDS encoding RusA family crossover junction endodeoxyribonuclease, which produces MSQRLEDWGGAVQGQLLQLTLPLPPSINEQYATVNGHRVSSQIARRYKQQVQETLRSLKRRGILHDELCHHFRQGYLALFLDFYFTTPLKRDLDGGLKITLDSLCEGLSLNDNRVVDIHLTKHIDPLHPHLYVELEPLPDWQFDKEYVLLT; this is translated from the coding sequence ATGTCACAGCGGCTTGAGGATTGGGGAGGAGCCGTACAAGGACAGTTGTTGCAGCTTACCTTACCCCTGCCTCCCAGCATTAATGAACAATATGCTACTGTGAATGGGCATCGCGTGAGTTCGCAGATTGCTCGTCGTTATAAACAGCAAGTGCAGGAGACCCTGCGTTCGCTCAAGCGACGGGGCATTCTGCACGATGAATTGTGTCATCACTTTCGCCAGGGCTATCTAGCTCTCTTCCTCGACTTCTACTTCACCACACCCCTCAAAAGAGACCTCGATGGAGGCCTGAAGATCACATTAGACTCGCTTTGCGAAGGGTTAAGCTTGAACGACAACCGCGTGGTAGACATTCACCTGACGAAGCACATTGATCCTTTACATCCCCACCTCTACGTTGAGTTGGAGCCGCTGCCCGATTGGCAGTTCGATAAAGAGTATGTACTCCTGACATAG
- a CDS encoding IS3 family transposase: MSYQFIVTHRHEYAITLMCRVLEVSVSGYYAWCKRSPSQHSREDVHLAEHVKTAFQANRGVYGSPRVHAELQAEGITCGRKRVARLMREQGLRARKAVHRTITTQSDPQAQMAPNLLARDFHAEKPDTKWVADTTYIWTTEGWLYLAVVLDLFSRMVVGWSMAATQDASLVMQALQMAITRRRPASGLLHHSDRGSTYTSESYQALLREQGMVISMSHTANCYDNAAMESFFHSCKGKCIEEESFQTRAQARGCIFEYIETFYNRKRRHSTLEYLSPLAYERVRC, translated from the coding sequence ATGAGCTATCAGTTCATTGTCACCCATCGGCACGAGTATGCCATTACGCTCATGTGCCGAGTGCTGGAGGTGTCGGTGAGCGGGTACTATGCCTGGTGCAAGCGCTCACCCAGTCAGCACAGCCGAGAAGATGTCCACCTGGCCGAGCACGTCAAGACCGCTTTTCAGGCTAACCGAGGGGTCTATGGTAGTCCACGAGTGCATGCGGAATTGCAAGCAGAGGGGATCACGTGTGGGCGCAAGCGCGTGGCTCGTCTGATGCGTGAACAGGGACTGCGTGCGCGCAAAGCGGTTCATCGTACCATCACCACGCAGAGCGATCCCCAGGCACAAATGGCTCCCAATCTGCTGGCCCGCGACTTCCATGCGGAGAAGCCGGACACCAAGTGGGTCGCCGATACGACCTACATCTGGACAACAGAAGGCTGGCTCTATCTGGCGGTGGTGCTTGATTTGTTTTCACGCATGGTGGTAGGATGGTCCATGGCCGCCACTCAAGATGCCAGCCTGGTCATGCAGGCCTTGCAAATGGCTATTACTCGTCGTCGTCCAGCAAGCGGCTTATTGCACCACAGTGATCGGGGCAGTACCTACACCAGCGAGAGCTATCAAGCCCTCCTGCGAGAGCAAGGGATGGTTATCAGCATGAGCCACACGGCCAATTGCTACGATAATGCCGCGATGGAAAGTTTCTTCCATAGTTGCAAAGGGAAGTGCATTGAAGAGGAGTCCTTTCAGACACGAGCCCAGGCCAGGGGGTGCATCTTTGAGTACATCGAAACCTTTTACAATCGCAAGCGGAGACATTCGACTCTTGAGTATCTGAGTCCGCTTGCCTATGAACGAGTCAGGTGTTAA
- a CDS encoding glutamate mutase L — MYTETKLEEGPGQTMNRNPASANSILVVDCGSVFTKVSLLGLVENQYRLMARGEAPTSLSNPDEDITRGIIQAIQRIEHITGRQLIADGQMISPERPDGNGVDVFVATVSVGGTMRLVVLGGVSSALNELATQAVSGLYAETYAVPSPAFQAASSSNANPPASWTPERLAAEWKNQLQRMQELQPDAVLIVGNAEGPAGAAPLQEACQLIINAVQSGALEAYSPANTSRRLPVLYAGAPQYVEAVRTMLKGFAEVTRIDTLTSQAQLGPVSMTAMALYERDIIQSIPGYERMRSWSATTPVATASSLSSLVRFLAQHYAMNVTAVDVGGTNTTVMMASERGEFIPIVDTGIGIGPGIGAILQKAGPQRIARWLPFSISNEELQHYARNCMQHPQVLPANQRELHIAQAFAREAMILVLEAAGNAHLGQFEADLILATGGVLAHAPKFGQAMLMLLDALQPRGVTSIILDSTMLITQLGAVATVAPIAAVQVNENDAVAHRLGTCVVPYGTLPPGQNAIRVGVEYSNGRQVTVDVKSGSLEIIPLRINEQALLTLYPAPTVDVGLGPGERARAAEEIDGGLVGLVIDARGRPLVLPNNEAERQARLLQWMQVIGA; from the coding sequence ATGTATACAGAGACTAAACTGGAGGAGGGGCCAGGGCAGACTATGAATCGCAATCCAGCATCGGCCAATTCGATTCTGGTTGTTGATTGTGGCAGCGTCTTCACAAAAGTTTCGCTGCTGGGTCTGGTCGAAAATCAGTATCGTCTGATGGCACGAGGTGAAGCGCCTACAAGCCTCTCGAACCCCGACGAAGATATTACGCGGGGTATTATCCAGGCAATTCAGCGCATCGAGCATATCACAGGGCGTCAATTGATAGCCGATGGACAAATGATCTCTCCCGAACGGCCGGATGGAAATGGGGTAGACGTGTTTGTCGCGACCGTCAGCGTTGGAGGAACGATGCGGCTGGTTGTCCTCGGAGGCGTAAGCTCGGCCCTCAATGAACTTGCAACCCAGGCCGTTTCTGGACTCTACGCGGAAACCTATGCCGTACCCTCTCCTGCATTTCAGGCCGCCTCGAGTTCGAATGCGAATCCACCGGCGTCCTGGACGCCCGAACGGCTGGCTGCCGAGTGGAAGAACCAGTTGCAACGCATGCAAGAACTGCAGCCCGATGCCGTCCTGATTGTAGGCAATGCCGAAGGACCCGCAGGCGCGGCACCTCTACAAGAGGCATGCCAGTTGATCATAAACGCAGTACAATCCGGCGCGCTCGAAGCATACTCCCCCGCCAATACCTCGCGCCGCTTGCCGGTCCTCTATGCGGGCGCTCCCCAATATGTCGAAGCAGTGCGCACGATGCTCAAAGGGTTCGCCGAAGTTACCCGCATCGACACACTCACCTCTCAGGCCCAGCTTGGACCCGTAAGCATGACCGCGATGGCTCTCTACGAGCGTGATATCATACAGAGCATTCCCGGATACGAACGTATGCGCTCATGGTCCGCCACCACACCCGTTGCTACGGCCAGTTCGCTGAGCAGCCTTGTGCGATTTCTTGCCCAGCACTACGCTATGAATGTTACTGCCGTCGATGTCGGTGGCACAAATACGACCGTCATGATGGCCAGCGAACGCGGCGAGTTTATCCCCATCGTAGATACCGGAATAGGAATCGGCCCAGGCATAGGAGCCATCCTACAAAAAGCAGGCCCACAACGCATTGCCCGCTGGCTTCCTTTTTCCATCAGCAACGAAGAATTGCAGCACTATGCGCGCAACTGCATGCAGCACCCGCAGGTGTTACCGGCAAATCAACGCGAACTGCACATCGCGCAGGCGTTCGCGCGTGAAGCAATGATACTCGTCCTCGAAGCGGCAGGTAACGCCCATCTTGGGCAATTCGAGGCCGACCTGATTTTAGCCACCGGAGGCGTCCTGGCCCATGCTCCTAAATTCGGCCAGGCCATGCTCATGCTGCTCGATGCCCTGCAACCGCGCGGCGTCACATCGATAATTCTCGATAGTACCATGTTGATTACGCAGCTGGGCGCCGTAGCCACCGTAGCGCCCATCGCCGCCGTGCAGGTGAATGAGAACGACGCCGTCGCGCACCGCCTGGGCACGTGCGTTGTACCCTATGGCACATTACCACCCGGCCAGAACGCCATCCGCGTTGGTGTAGAATACAGCAACGGGCGGCAGGTGACGGTCGATGTCAAAAGCGGCTCCCTTGAAATTATCCCACTACGCATAAACGAGCAGGCATTGTTGACGCTCTATCCGGCGCCAACCGTTGATGTCGGCTTAGGACCAGGCGAAAGGGCGCGCGCGGCAGAAGAAATCGACGGAGGCCTGGTAGGACTGGTCATCGACGCGCGCGGCAGGCCCCTGGTACTCCCAAATAACGAGGCCGAGCGGCAGGCACGTTTGTTACAATGGATGCAAGTAATCGGCGCCTGA
- a CDS encoding PTS sucrose transporter subunit IIBC: MGGPALQIIDPQGIFWGDLFGFILALPVALFLAFWMSSVKNRLAVVVGAFIGAFLAFVVILGWVGTLIYSTTLPGASPGSTFFGSLFLCSVGGLSGGIISDLIVARMSKRDYLRSPSTAHE; this comes from the coding sequence ATGGGTGGTCCCGCTCTGCAAATTATTGACCCACAAGGTATTTTTTGGGGAGATCTCTTTGGTTTTATTCTCGCTTTACCGGTCGCGCTCTTCCTGGCATTCTGGATGAGCAGCGTTAAAAATCGTCTCGCGGTTGTTGTAGGCGCATTTATCGGCGCGTTCCTGGCGTTTGTCGTCATTCTGGGGTGGGTTGGCACGCTGATCTATAGTACTACTTTGCCTGGAGCCTCACCCGGCTCGACGTTCTTCGGTTCATTGTTCTTGTGTTCGGTAGGCGGCTTGTCCGGGGGAATTATTTCGGATCTGATCGTGGCGCGTATGAGCAAGCGCGATTATCTCAGATCGCCTTCTACTGCCCACGAATAA
- a CDS encoding DUF4870 domain-containing protein — MSRSRTISRGTTLGLDERLESILIYAVSLIISLFLPLGWLPGLIIYFIEKNRNVRVQAGQSAIVFGVLSVLYFVVHLLQHVFGLIPILGGVLVFGLGLLASIIMWVMIILAVYLIIMVWFRPNYRLPVIGRYLGSGF; from the coding sequence ATGTCAAGAAGCAGAACAATAAGCAGAGGGACGACGCTAGGCCTTGATGAGCGTCTGGAAAGTATCTTGATTTACGCGGTCAGCCTGATCATCAGCTTATTCTTGCCATTGGGCTGGCTTCCAGGATTGATCATCTACTTTATTGAGAAAAATCGCAATGTGCGGGTACAGGCCGGGCAATCGGCAATTGTTTTCGGTGTACTCTCAGTACTCTACTTTGTGGTACATCTGCTGCAACATGTGTTTGGGCTGATCCCCATACTTGGTGGCGTTCTAGTTTTTGGCCTCGGCCTGCTGGCCTCGATCATCATGTGGGTCATGATCATCCTGGCGGTGTACCTGATTATTATGGTCTGGTTCCGGCCCAATTACCGCCTGCCGGTCATAGGCCGCTACCTCGGCAGCGGATTCTGA